The Petropleomorpha daqingensis genome includes a window with the following:
- a CDS encoding VOC family protein produces MTSPAHPGRMLFVNMPVADVERSKAFFAKLGFSYNPNFTDETSACMLVGEQAFVMLLSREKFAEFSKLPVGDPTTHALALFCFSVGSRDEVDAVTAAALAAGGSEADDAEDFGFMYSRSFFDLDGHGWQAMWMDPAAAQQGPEAFADAQA; encoded by the coding sequence ATGACCAGTCCCGCACACCCCGGCCGCATGCTGTTCGTGAACATGCCCGTGGCAGATGTCGAGCGCAGCAAGGCGTTCTTCGCGAAGCTCGGCTTCAGCTACAACCCGAACTTCACCGACGAGACCTCCGCGTGCATGCTCGTCGGCGAGCAGGCCTTCGTCATGCTGCTCAGCCGGGAGAAGTTCGCCGAGTTCTCCAAGCTGCCGGTCGGCGATCCGACCACGCACGCCCTGGCGCTGTTCTGCTTCAGCGTGGGCTCCCGCGACGAGGTCGATGCGGTCACCGCCGCCGCGCTCGCGGCAGGTGGCTCCGAAGCGGACGACGCCGAGGACTTCGGCTTCATGTACTCACGCAGCTTCTTCGACCTCGACGGCCACGGCTGGCAGGCCATGTGGATGGACCCGGCGGCGGCGCAACAAGGCCCCGAGGCGTTCGCCGACGCCCAGGCCTGA
- a CDS encoding acetyl-CoA C-acetyltransferase has translation MRDAVICEPLRTPVGGFGGTLKDVPVQDLASTVIRALMERTGLPPESVDDVVLGHCYPTMEAPALGRVAALDAGLPVTATGLQIDRRCGSGLQAVLYAAMQVQNGVSDVVLAGGAESMSNAPFYSVAMRWGVKAGPGVLLNDGLARGRVTAGGVNHPVPGGMIETAENLRRDYKISREEQDEYAVRSHQRAAAATEEGRFADELVPVTISGRKGDTVVDRDEHIRPDSSVETLAKLRPIMGKQDPDATVTAGNASGQNDGAAICVVTSPEKAAELGLRPLARLVSWGVGGVPPKTMGIGPVPATAKALELAGLKLSDMDLIELNEAFASQVLAVTREWGFTEADFERTNVNGSGISLGHPVGATGGRILATLTREMDRRQARYGLETMCIGGGQGLAAIFERVSA, from the coding sequence GTGCGCGATGCGGTCATCTGCGAGCCCCTGCGCACCCCGGTCGGGGGCTTCGGGGGAACGCTCAAGGACGTGCCCGTGCAGGACCTCGCGTCCACGGTCATCAGGGCGCTCATGGAGCGCACCGGGCTGCCGCCGGAGTCGGTCGACGACGTCGTCCTCGGGCACTGCTACCCGACCATGGAGGCGCCGGCGCTGGGCCGGGTCGCCGCGCTGGACGCCGGGCTGCCGGTGACCGCGACCGGGCTGCAGATCGACCGCCGCTGCGGCTCGGGCCTGCAGGCGGTGCTGTACGCCGCGATGCAGGTGCAGAACGGCGTCTCCGACGTCGTCCTGGCCGGTGGCGCCGAGTCGATGAGCAACGCGCCGTTCTACTCCGTGGCGATGCGCTGGGGCGTCAAGGCCGGCCCGGGCGTGCTGCTCAACGACGGCCTGGCCCGCGGCCGGGTGACCGCGGGTGGGGTGAACCACCCGGTGCCCGGCGGCATGATCGAGACCGCCGAGAACCTCCGGCGGGACTACAAGATCTCCCGCGAGGAGCAGGACGAGTACGCCGTGCGCTCCCACCAGCGGGCGGCCGCGGCCACCGAGGAGGGCCGGTTCGCCGACGAGCTGGTGCCGGTGACGATCAGCGGCCGCAAGGGCGACACCGTGGTCGACCGCGACGAGCACATCCGCCCCGACTCGAGCGTCGAGACGCTGGCCAAGCTGCGCCCGATCATGGGCAAGCAGGACCCCGACGCGACGGTGACCGCCGGCAACGCCAGCGGGCAGAACGACGGCGCGGCCATCTGCGTGGTCACCTCGCCGGAGAAGGCCGCCGAGCTGGGCCTGCGCCCGCTGGCCCGGCTGGTCTCCTGGGGCGTGGGCGGCGTACCGCCCAAGACGATGGGCATCGGCCCGGTGCCGGCGACCGCCAAGGCGCTGGAGCTGGCCGGCCTGAAGCTGTCGGACATGGACCTCATCGAGCTCAACGAGGCCTTCGCCTCGCAGGTGCTCGCGGTGACGCGGGAGTGGGGCTTCACCGAGGCCGACTTCGAGCGCACCAACGTCAACGGCTCGGGCATCTCGCTCGGCCACCCGGTCGGCGCGACCGGCGGGCGGATCCTGGCCACGCTGACCCGCGAGATGGACCGGCGGCAGGCCCGCTACGGCCTGGAGACGATGTGCATCGGGGGCGGGCAGGGCCTGGCCGCGATCTTCGAGCGGGTCTCGGCATGA
- a CDS encoding DUF1206 domain-containing protein yields the protein MSAQGTTSEAAYTADRAGDSESLENLARIGLLAYGLVHLLVAWLALQLAWGGGGGREADQSGAMATLAQTPVGKPLLWVVAVGLIALAVWQAAEALQWRGSLRAGGRQKKKALQKIGKSVAKAVVYAALAISAIRFAVGSGNSSSQQQQQGTAGVLSWPGGRFLVGIAAVVLLCVGGVHVYKGVKKTFLKQIDLADAPPSATRFITRVGQVGFPAKGIALAAVGGLFGYAAITFDPSKARGLDGAMRTILDAPFGEWLLTLVAVGIVAFGVFLFARARYPERT from the coding sequence ATGAGCGCACAGGGAACGACGAGCGAGGCGGCCTACACCGCCGATCGCGCAGGCGACAGCGAGAGCCTGGAGAACCTCGCCCGAATCGGGTTGCTGGCCTACGGCCTGGTGCACCTGCTGGTGGCCTGGCTGGCTCTGCAGCTGGCATGGGGCGGGGGCGGCGGCCGCGAGGCCGACCAGTCCGGCGCCATGGCGACGCTGGCGCAGACGCCGGTCGGCAAGCCGCTGCTGTGGGTGGTCGCCGTCGGGCTGATCGCGCTGGCCGTCTGGCAGGCGGCGGAGGCGCTGCAGTGGCGCGGATCGCTGCGGGCCGGCGGCCGCCAGAAGAAGAAGGCGCTGCAGAAGATCGGGAAGTCGGTCGCCAAGGCCGTCGTCTACGCGGCGCTCGCGATCAGCGCGATCAGGTTCGCGGTGGGCAGCGGCAACTCGAGTTCGCAGCAACAGCAGCAGGGGACGGCGGGTGTGCTCAGCTGGCCCGGCGGCCGGTTCCTGGTCGGGATCGCGGCGGTGGTCCTGCTCTGCGTCGGCGGGGTGCACGTCTACAAGGGCGTGAAGAAGACCTTCCTCAAGCAGATCGACCTCGCCGACGCACCGCCGTCGGCGACCCGGTTCATCACCCGCGTCGGCCAGGTCGGCTTCCCGGCCAAGGGCATCGCGCTGGCCGCGGTCGGCGGGTTGTTCGGCTACGCGGCGATCACCTTCGACCCGTCGAAGGCCCGGGGTCTGGACGGCGCCATGCGGACCATCCTCGACGCACCCTTCGGCGAATGGCTGCTCACGCTGGTCGCGGTGGGCATCGTCGCGTTCGGCGTGTTCCTCTTCGCCCGCGCCCGCTACCCCGAGCGCACCTAG
- a CDS encoding HNH endonuclease signature motif containing protein: MIEPEPAVMGLAFAVQLRAASEPAFDPADLGRRISDYLPVAGKTDVELCDELRLVQAFESMLAGYKTELVVALAGHRPPEPGSPLGQRWGPGEVQLPETSEFFPDELGHVLRCSRTAATDLAETSNVLLTRLPATRGRLADGLLDWPRARAIAAELGWPARDVPDAVVHLVEAEVLPRAMEVKVRTLRELIRARLLAHGVDLSEERRTKAESTANVTVEAGRDGMAELKAVLPIASATACRDAVDRYARMLKADGDPRPIGVLRAEVLADLILRPWDASRRPVTAQLTITAPIHALRPDAKAVAEVDGRPITAGLLAEILEQLDAVCPGGLRAPAGGSLDVSLVDPVSGRLRAVVTRGELEALVRRGCPEHPGAPCECPVLDRPDPVDRYRPSAAQYRFVRTRDRTCRWPGCTNQVVWADLDHVIAHACGGQTACENLCCLCRRHHRLKTHARGWVFVMTDDGVFTVTSPAGVSRTTWPPGTRPAADDPPPF; encoded by the coding sequence ATGATCGAACCGGAGCCGGCGGTGATGGGCCTCGCCTTCGCGGTGCAGTTGCGCGCCGCCTCCGAGCCCGCGTTCGACCCGGCTGACCTGGGCCGGCGGATCAGCGACTACCTGCCGGTGGCCGGCAAGACGGACGTGGAGCTCTGCGACGAGCTGCGGCTGGTGCAGGCGTTCGAGTCGATGCTGGCGGGCTACAAGACCGAGCTGGTCGTAGCGCTGGCCGGGCACCGGCCGCCGGAGCCCGGGTCGCCGCTGGGGCAGCGGTGGGGGCCGGGGGAGGTGCAGCTGCCGGAGACCTCGGAGTTCTTCCCCGACGAGCTGGGCCACGTGCTGCGCTGCTCGCGGACGGCGGCGACCGATCTGGCCGAGACGTCGAACGTGCTGCTCACCCGGCTGCCGGCGACCCGAGGGCGGCTGGCCGACGGGCTGCTGGACTGGCCGCGGGCCCGGGCGATCGCCGCGGAGCTGGGCTGGCCCGCGAGGGACGTGCCGGACGCGGTCGTGCACCTGGTGGAGGCTGAGGTGCTACCCCGGGCGATGGAGGTGAAGGTCCGCACGCTGCGCGAGCTCATCCGCGCCCGCCTGCTCGCCCACGGCGTCGACCTGTCCGAGGAACGCCGCACGAAGGCCGAGAGCACCGCGAACGTGACCGTCGAGGCGGGTCGGGACGGCATGGCGGAGCTGAAGGCGGTGCTGCCGATCGCCTCGGCGACCGCCTGCCGGGACGCGGTGGACCGCTACGCCCGGATGCTGAAGGCCGACGGGGACCCCCGGCCGATCGGCGTGCTGAGGGCGGAGGTGCTGGCGGACCTGATCCTGCGGCCGTGGGATGCCTCCCGACGGCCGGTGACCGCGCAGCTGACCATCACCGCGCCGATCCACGCGCTGCGCCCGGACGCCAAGGCCGTGGCCGAGGTGGACGGGCGGCCGATCACCGCCGGACTGCTGGCCGAGATCCTCGAGCAGCTCGACGCGGTGTGCCCCGGCGGGCTGCGGGCCCCGGCCGGCGGCTCCCTGGACGTCAGCCTGGTCGACCCGGTCTCGGGGAGGCTGCGGGCCGTGGTGACTCGCGGGGAGCTCGAGGCGCTGGTCCGGCGGGGCTGCCCCGAGCACCCCGGCGCGCCGTGCGAGTGCCCGGTGCTCGACCGGCCGGACCCGGTGGACCGCTACCGGCCCTCGGCGGCGCAGTACCGGTTCGTGCGCACCCGGGACCGGACCTGCCGGTGGCCCGGCTGCACCAACCAGGTGGTGTGGGCCGATCTGGATCACGTCATCGCGCACGCCTGCGGTGGGCAGACCGCCTGCGAGAACTTGTGCTGCCTGTGCCGCCGGCATCACCGCCTCAAGACCCACGCACGGGGCTGGGTGTTCGTGATGACCGACGACGGGGTGTTCACCGTGACCTCACCGGCCGGCGTATCGCGCACCACCTGGCCACCGGGCACGCGACCAGCCGCCGACGACCCGCCGCCGTTCTAG
- a CDS encoding cytochrome P450, translating to MPLDDSLSLLTKGYGWLPDRRRALGGRTVRARLAGMRAVALEGPDAVRFFYDEDHVRRSGALPEPVVGTLFGKGAVHTLDGHPHRVRKSMFVALLMGDGIGPLVERTTAAWDDAVTAWSQRRSIVLFEEAAEVLAGSVTRWAGIPVTDDEVPGLARDLLAMVDGFATGGPRHFRARRARGRREAWLADLVSAVREGRTTVPEGSAVNVVARHRDSDGELLDPRVAAVELINIIRPTVAISWFLAFSGHALIRWPEHRERLASGDPAFALAFAHEVRRFYPFAPFLGGKAPREIEWDGQRIPQGAMVLIDLYGQNHDPDLWDDPYVFRPERFLGTDIGAFELIPQGGGDPRAGHRCPGEDVTVTVLSALAVRLARLRFDVPEQDLSISLRRIPAKPASGVVLAVHGSD from the coding sequence ATGCCGCTCGACGACAGCCTGAGCCTGCTGACCAAGGGGTACGGCTGGCTCCCCGACCGGCGCCGCGCCCTCGGCGGACGCACCGTGCGCGCCCGGCTCGCCGGGATGCGCGCGGTCGCGCTCGAGGGCCCGGACGCCGTCCGGTTCTTCTACGACGAGGACCACGTGCGCCGCTCGGGCGCGCTGCCCGAGCCGGTCGTCGGCACGCTGTTCGGCAAGGGGGCGGTGCACACCCTCGACGGCCACCCGCACCGGGTGCGCAAGTCGATGTTCGTCGCGCTGCTCATGGGCGACGGCATCGGTCCGCTGGTCGAGCGGACGACGGCTGCCTGGGACGACGCGGTGACGGCCTGGTCGCAGCGGCGCTCGATCGTGCTGTTCGAGGAGGCCGCGGAGGTGCTGGCCGGCTCGGTCACCCGCTGGGCCGGCATCCCCGTGACGGACGACGAGGTCCCCGGGCTCGCCCGCGACCTGCTCGCCATGGTCGACGGCTTCGCCACCGGCGGCCCCCGGCACTTCCGCGCCCGCCGCGCCCGCGGCCGTCGCGAGGCCTGGCTGGCCGACCTCGTGAGCGCCGTCCGCGAGGGGCGGACGACGGTGCCCGAGGGCTCGGCGGTCAACGTCGTCGCCCGGCACCGCGACTCCGACGGCGAACTGCTCGACCCGCGGGTCGCGGCGGTCGAGCTGATCAACATCATCCGGCCGACGGTCGCGATCTCCTGGTTCCTCGCGTTCTCCGGGCACGCGCTGATCCGCTGGCCGGAGCACCGCGAGCGGCTGGCCTCCGGTGACCCCGCGTTCGCCCTGGCGTTCGCCCACGAGGTCCGGCGGTTCTACCCGTTCGCCCCGTTCCTCGGCGGCAAGGCGCCGCGCGAGATCGAGTGGGACGGCCAGCGCATCCCGCAGGGCGCGATGGTGCTCATCGACCTCTACGGGCAGAACCACGACCCGGACCTCTGGGACGACCCCTACGTCTTCCGCCCCGAACGATTCCTCGGCACGGACATCGGCGCGTTCGAGCTCATCCCCCAGGGCGGCGGCGATCCGCGCGCCGGCCACCGCTGCCCCGGCGAGGACGTCACCGTGACGGTGCTGTCGGCGCTGGCCGTCCGCCTCGCCCGGCTGCGGTTCGACGTGCCGGAGCAGGACCTGTCGATCTCGCTGCGGCGGATCCCGGCGAAGCCCGCGAGCGGCGTCGTCCTCGCCGTCCACGGCAGCGACTAG
- a CDS encoding potassium channel family protein: MTRQQRRARRESVNAAAASEAQASETVFLVLRRMRAPLIVLITIFAVSVLGLTLIPGVDGQGRPFRMGFFDAFYVMSYTATTIGFGEIPYPFTYNQRMWVTISIYLTVIGWAYAIGSLLALLQDRSFRSARALQRFRRTVDRLAEPFVLIAGYGRAGEVLGHALDALGRRFVVLDVDPDRVDAVDLDAFHADVPGLAADAREPGRLAIAGLGHPRCEAVVALTDDEEVNLSVVMTANLLQPDVQVIARATSRAMAERMAAFGSPGVINPFDRFGDHLRLALRSPAAYQLMSWLESGPGAALPERTRPPRQGRWVVCGYGRLGREITADLRAEGLEVTVVEPHPGASEEPDLVVGDGVEPEVLARTRLADAVGFVAGTDNDTTNLSLVAAARRVNGSLFVAARQNRPASAPLFAAMDIDALLVPTEVIAHEVYAQVATPLLWRFLRELQGQDDDWAAGIVDRLLDLCGHRLQALWKVRLTPEEAPALSRWLGSGEARLGDLLRDPETREDPLHAVALLVLRNGEAFLAPDDDFVLSAGDEVLLAGRPSARRALSTVLFVDSALEYVVSGRRVPESWIWRKLSRTPAEEPVSTTRS, translated from the coding sequence GTGACTCGGCAGCAGCGCCGCGCGCGCCGGGAGTCGGTGAACGCGGCCGCCGCCTCGGAGGCGCAGGCGTCCGAGACCGTCTTCCTGGTCCTGCGGCGGATGCGTGCGCCGCTGATCGTGCTCATCACCATCTTCGCGGTGAGCGTGCTCGGGCTGACGCTCATCCCGGGCGTGGACGGCCAGGGGCGGCCGTTCCGCATGGGGTTCTTCGACGCGTTCTACGTCATGAGCTACACGGCGACGACGATCGGCTTCGGCGAGATCCCGTACCCGTTCACCTACAACCAGCGGATGTGGGTGACCATCTCGATCTACCTCACGGTGATCGGGTGGGCCTACGCCATCGGCTCGCTGCTGGCGCTGCTGCAGGACCGCTCGTTCCGCTCGGCGCGGGCCTTGCAGCGTTTCCGCCGCACGGTGGACCGGCTGGCGGAGCCGTTCGTGCTGATCGCCGGGTACGGCCGTGCGGGGGAGGTGCTCGGGCACGCGCTGGACGCGCTGGGCCGGCGCTTCGTCGTCCTGGACGTGGACCCGGATCGGGTCGACGCCGTCGACCTCGACGCCTTCCACGCCGACGTCCCGGGGCTGGCGGCCGACGCCCGCGAACCCGGTCGGCTGGCCATCGCGGGCCTGGGGCACCCGCGCTGCGAAGCGGTGGTGGCGCTCACCGACGACGAAGAGGTCAACCTCTCCGTCGTCATGACGGCGAACCTGCTGCAGCCGGACGTGCAGGTGATCGCCCGCGCCACCTCGCGGGCGATGGCCGAACGGATGGCGGCGTTCGGGTCGCCCGGGGTCATCAACCCCTTCGACCGGTTCGGCGACCACCTGCGGCTGGCGTTGCGCTCGCCGGCCGCCTACCAGCTGATGAGCTGGCTGGAGAGCGGGCCGGGCGCGGCACTTCCCGAGCGCACACGGCCTCCGCGGCAGGGCCGTTGGGTGGTCTGCGGGTACGGCCGGCTGGGCCGGGAGATCACCGCCGACCTGCGCGCGGAGGGCCTCGAGGTCACCGTCGTCGAACCGCACCCTGGTGCGTCGGAGGAACCGGACCTGGTCGTCGGGGACGGCGTCGAGCCGGAGGTGCTGGCGCGGACCCGGCTGGCCGACGCGGTCGGGTTCGTCGCGGGCACCGACAACGACACGACGAACCTGTCGCTGGTCGCCGCCGCCCGACGGGTCAACGGCTCGCTGTTCGTGGCCGCGCGGCAGAACCGGCCGGCCAGCGCGCCGCTGTTCGCGGCCATGGACATCGACGCGCTCCTGGTGCCCACCGAGGTCATCGCGCACGAGGTCTACGCGCAGGTCGCCACCCCGTTGCTGTGGCGCTTCCTGCGCGAGTTGCAGGGCCAGGACGACGACTGGGCGGCCGGCATCGTGGACCGCCTCCTCGACCTGTGCGGCCACCGGTTGCAGGCGCTGTGGAAGGTGCGGCTCACCCCGGAGGAGGCGCCGGCGCTGAGCCGCTGGCTGGGGTCGGGGGAGGCGCGTCTGGGCGATCTCCTGCGGGATCCGGAGACCCGCGAGGACCCGCTGCACGCGGTGGCGCTGCTGGTGCTCCGGAACGGCGAGGCCTTCCTCGCTCCGGACGACGACTTCGTCCTCTCCGCCGGTGACGAGGTCCTGCTGGCCGGCCGGCCGAGCGCCCGCCGGGCGCTGTCGACGGTGCTGTTCGTCGACTCGGCACTGGAGTACGTCGTGTCGGGACGACGGGTGCCGGAGAGCTGGATCTGGCGCAAGCTGAGCCGGACACCTGCCGAGGAACCGGTTTCCACAACCCGGTCCTGA
- a CDS encoding cupin domain-containing protein translates to MALHIRDDELPGTRESRTFLGRDHGEVPVSFFIQASPPGHGPGPHTHPYAEVFVLHEGSGWFLAGDETIEASGGSVVVVPPGEVHGFTASPGGPLRMTCLHLHDHMITEWVEPA, encoded by the coding sequence GTGGCCCTGCACATCCGGGACGACGAGCTCCCCGGCACCAGAGAGTCCCGGACGTTCCTGGGCCGCGACCACGGCGAGGTCCCGGTCTCGTTCTTCATCCAGGCGAGCCCGCCGGGTCATGGTCCGGGGCCGCACACCCACCCCTACGCGGAGGTCTTCGTGCTCCACGAGGGGTCGGGCTGGTTCCTGGCCGGCGACGAGACGATCGAGGCCTCCGGCGGTTCGGTGGTCGTCGTCCCGCCGGGCGAGGTCCACGGCTTCACCGCCTCGCCCGGCGGTCCACTGCGGATGACGTGCCTGCACCTGCACGACCACATGATCACCGAGTGGGTCGAGCCGGCTTGA
- the fabG gene encoding 3-oxoacyl-ACP reductase FabG: MSRVAIVTGAARGIGAATALRLAADGFAVAVVDLKEDDARDTVSAIEAAGGRALAVGADVGDSEQVQVAVERIAAELGPPVVLVNNAGVTKDNLLFKMSDDDWDVVMHVHLRGSFLMARATQKYMTEAQWGRIVNLSSTSALGNRGQANYSTAKAGLQGFTKTLAIELGKFGVTANAIAPGFIVSDMTKATAARIGRDWEEYVAERAAGIPVNRAGYPEDIAHTVSFLVSEGAGFVSGQVIYVAGGPRA; encoded by the coding sequence ATGAGCCGCGTCGCGATCGTCACGGGGGCGGCTAGGGGGATCGGGGCGGCGACGGCGCTGCGGCTCGCGGCCGACGGGTTCGCCGTCGCCGTCGTCGACCTCAAGGAGGACGACGCCCGCGACACCGTGTCGGCGATCGAGGCCGCCGGCGGGCGGGCGCTCGCCGTCGGCGCCGACGTCGGCGACTCCGAGCAGGTGCAGGTGGCCGTCGAGCGGATCGCCGCGGAGCTCGGGCCGCCGGTGGTGCTGGTCAACAACGCCGGCGTCACCAAGGACAACCTGCTGTTCAAGATGAGCGACGACGACTGGGACGTCGTCATGCACGTGCACCTGCGCGGGTCGTTCCTCATGGCGCGGGCGACGCAGAAGTACATGACCGAGGCACAGTGGGGCCGGATCGTCAACCTGTCGTCGACCTCGGCGCTGGGCAACCGCGGGCAGGCCAACTACTCCACCGCGAAGGCCGGGCTGCAGGGCTTCACCAAGACCCTGGCCATCGAGCTGGGGAAGTTCGGCGTCACCGCCAACGCGATCGCGCCCGGGTTCATCGTCAGCGACATGACCAAGGCGACCGCCGCCCGGATCGGTCGTGACTGGGAGGAGTACGTCGCCGAGCGCGCGGCCGGCATCCCGGTCAACCGCGCCGGTTACCCGGAGGACATCGCGCACACGGTGTCGTTCCTGGTCAGCGAGGGCGCCGGGTTCGTCTCGGGACAGGTCATCTACGTCGCCGGTGGGCCCCGGGCCTAG
- a CDS encoding DUF1206 domain-containing protein, with amino-acid sequence MATEDVASLARRTAHSRTLRHLASLGFTGYGLLHLLVAWLAVELAWGPRPDGGATTDSAGALAVLRRSPAGPVLLWVLAVGLGGLALWQAVEVVRHHRRLPEPGPERRKALLQVVKTVGTALLYGFLAVSAARAAVSGGRGRATERATVRGVLGWPGGQELVVAVGVVVVGIGIYLVRKGLRSDFVDEIDLESVSSPLRALTRRCSQVGFVLKGVALVLVGGVVAWAAATFDPARATGLDGAMQTLAAEPYGQWMLTAIAAGLASFCVYCLARARHPVG; translated from the coding sequence GTGGCGACGGAGGACGTGGCGTCCCTCGCGCGGCGGACGGCGCACAGCCGCACGCTGCGGCACCTCGCCTCCCTCGGCTTCACCGGCTACGGGCTGCTGCACCTGCTCGTCGCCTGGCTCGCCGTCGAACTGGCGTGGGGACCGCGACCGGACGGCGGCGCGACCACGGACTCCGCCGGTGCCCTCGCCGTGCTGCGCCGCTCCCCCGCCGGACCGGTCCTGCTGTGGGTGCTCGCCGTCGGCCTCGGGGGCCTGGCGCTGTGGCAGGCGGTCGAGGTGGTCCGCCACCACCGCCGGCTGCCCGAGCCCGGGCCGGAGCGGCGGAAGGCACTGCTGCAGGTGGTCAAGACGGTGGGCACCGCGCTGCTCTACGGCTTTCTCGCCGTCTCGGCCGCGCGGGCTGCGGTGAGCGGCGGCCGGGGTCGGGCCACCGAGCGGGCGACGGTGCGCGGCGTCCTCGGCTGGCCGGGTGGGCAGGAGCTCGTCGTCGCCGTCGGCGTGGTCGTCGTCGGCATCGGGATCTACCTCGTGCGCAAGGGGCTGCGCTCGGACTTCGTCGACGAGATCGACCTCGAGTCGGTCTCGTCACCGCTGCGGGCGCTCACCCGCCGGTGCAGCCAGGTCGGCTTCGTGTTGAAGGGCGTCGCGCTGGTGCTCGTGGGCGGGGTGGTCGCCTGGGCGGCGGCCACCTTCGACCCGGCGCGGGCCACGGGGCTGGACGGCGCGATGCAGACCCTGGCCGCCGAGCCCTACGGGCAGTGGATGCTCACCGCGATCGCCGCCGGGCTCGCCTCCTTCTGCGTGTACTGCCTCGCCCGGGCGCGTCATCCCGTGGGATAG
- a CDS encoding DUF6394 family protein, with translation MNLEKVVFGFFVVLAATLNFGFFIGDIDNPDLHNPYELFAAVVVNLIATVLKFGDRTQIGAVHLATSLVADLQLIAASLFYGYAIYVSSAGLTASWTASVVSLSAGALLANVVSVVLLVVETVSFHRG, from the coding sequence ATGAATCTCGAGAAGGTCGTCTTCGGGTTCTTCGTCGTCCTCGCGGCGACGCTGAACTTCGGGTTCTTCATCGGGGACATCGACAACCCCGACCTGCACAACCCGTACGAGCTGTTCGCCGCCGTCGTGGTCAACCTGATCGCGACGGTGCTGAAGTTCGGCGACCGCACGCAGATCGGCGCGGTGCACCTGGCCACCAGCCTGGTCGCCGACCTGCAGCTGATCGCCGCGTCCCTGTTCTACGGCTACGCGATCTACGTCTCCTCCGCCGGGCTCACCGCCTCCTGGACGGCGAGCGTCGTGTCGCTGTCCGCCGGGGCGCTGCTGGCCAACGTCGTCTCCGTCGTGCTGCTCGTGGTGGAGACCGTCTCCTTCCACCGCGGCTGA
- a CDS encoding MBL fold metallo-hydrolase, translating to MSAPASLAITPVHVADLLAEGELMPVYVHVIEHPDARVLVDTGLTELHPLVADMDPRLRPLSEQDFDLASIDIVVNTHLHFDHCGGNHLFAGRPTYVQRRELDDARSLDDYTIREWVDAPGVRYVPVDGELELLPGVRLVPAPGHTAGTQVVVVQTGERPAVIAGDVAVWFGELDEPDTEGQRLVRALDPELVWLAHTHEPWRPRTA from the coding sequence GTGAGCGCCCCCGCTTCCCTTGCCATCACGCCGGTGCACGTCGCCGACCTGCTCGCCGAGGGCGAGCTGATGCCGGTCTACGTGCACGTCATCGAGCACCCCGATGCGCGCGTGCTGGTCGACACCGGCCTGACGGAGCTGCACCCGCTGGTGGCTGACATGGATCCCCGCCTCCGGCCGCTCAGCGAGCAGGACTTCGACCTGGCGAGCATCGACATCGTCGTCAACACCCACCTGCACTTCGACCACTGCGGCGGCAACCACCTCTTCGCCGGCAGGCCGACCTACGTCCAGCGCCGGGAGCTCGACGACGCGCGCAGCCTGGACGACTACACCATCCGCGAGTGGGTCGACGCGCCCGGCGTGCGGTACGTCCCCGTCGATGGCGAGCTCGAGCTGCTCCCCGGCGTGCGGCTCGTCCCGGCGCCGGGGCACACGGCCGGCACGCAGGTGGTCGTCGTGCAGACAGGAGAGCGTCCGGCCGTCATCGCCGGCGACGTGGCGGTCTGGTTCGGCGAGCTCGACGAGCCGGACACGGAGGGCCAGCGCCTGGTGCGGGCCCTCGACCCCGAGCTGGTCTGGCTCGCGCACACGCACGAGCCGTGGCGACCCCGGACCGCCTGA